The following coding sequences lie in one Saccharopolyspora hordei genomic window:
- a CDS encoding cobalamin biosynthesis protein translates to MSAGRAVGLLLGVAADAALGDPQRGHPVAAFGRVAQAAERLLHRDRRWAGVVYTGVLVGGTAGLGVLAQRASRRSPVLEAAATGLVTWVVLGGSSLADEGTAMARLLDAGEIDAARERLRNLCGRDSAVLDGQGLARATVESVAENTSDAVVAPLVWGAVAGIPGLVAYRAANTLDAMVGHRSPRYRNFGWASARLDDLLNLLPSRLAAVLTSACAPVVGGSATGAWRTWRRDASAHPSPNAGQIESAFAGALQVRLGGRTVYGHVVEQRPVLGEGRTADAGDVTRSVELSRVIGTITGLLAAGFALTRGRRR, encoded by the coding sequence GTGAGCGCGGGACGGGCGGTCGGACTCTTGCTCGGCGTGGCCGCGGACGCGGCCCTCGGGGACCCGCAGCGCGGACATCCCGTCGCGGCGTTCGGTCGGGTGGCGCAGGCCGCCGAGCGGCTGCTGCACCGGGACCGGCGGTGGGCCGGGGTGGTCTACACCGGCGTGCTGGTCGGCGGCACGGCCGGGCTCGGGGTGCTCGCGCAGCGGGCGTCGCGCCGCAGCCCGGTGCTGGAGGCCGCCGCGACCGGGCTGGTGACCTGGGTCGTGCTCGGCGGTTCGTCGCTGGCCGACGAGGGCACCGCGATGGCCCGCCTGCTCGACGCGGGGGAGATCGACGCGGCCCGCGAGCGCCTGCGCAACCTGTGCGGCCGCGACTCCGCCGTGCTCGACGGCCAGGGATTGGCGCGCGCCACGGTCGAGTCGGTGGCGGAGAACACCTCCGACGCCGTCGTCGCCCCGCTGGTGTGGGGCGCGGTGGCCGGCATCCCGGGGCTGGTCGCGTACCGCGCGGCGAACACGCTGGACGCCATGGTGGGGCACCGCTCGCCCCGCTACCGCAACTTCGGCTGGGCCTCGGCGCGGCTGGACGACCTGCTCAACCTGCTTCCCTCGCGGCTGGCGGCGGTGCTGACCTCGGCGTGCGCCCCGGTGGTCGGCGGCTCCGCCACGGGGGCGTGGCGCACCTGGCGGCGGGACGCCTCGGCGCACCCGAGCCCGAACGCGGGGCAGATCGAGTCGGCGTTCGCCGGGGCGCTCCAGGTCCGGCTGGGCGGCCGGACGGTGTACGGGCACGTCGTGGAGCAGCGTCCGGTGCTCGGGGAGGGCCGCACGGCGGACGCGGGCGACGTGACCCGCAGCGTCGAGCTTTCCCGCGTCATCGGCACGATCACCGGCCTGCTCGCCGCGGGCTTCGCCCTCACCCGGGGCCGCCGCCGCTGA
- a CDS encoding TIGR02677 family protein produces MPAQALDETPEDGQRLQLFAYLQAPEHRTYLAIMRLFTSTLLADLSAGEVAAALAAAEREGRVAPGESDVDTVIDRLKRLVKWGNLVVGRRETIASSIAEFQHGSVRYQVSKLAVRVQRDVDALLRVPEGAREVSRELLPAIDRGLAAIRTALADALAAEARDPDAKPARQARERLAEQVTTVFLQHAELAATVRDFYAYLGQVVTRHQLAPEEISGFRNLLVEYIQMVVEDVLRHTETIAASLAGLAEARSELLRLLGPADQLGTDVERARGRTAADWQELTDWFVDSPGRPSQVAALREATARAIGSLLASVKRATSGGGLVPGRRGELLKLAKWFDSADEATAHRLHSAAFGLHSARHLQPAPDHDTDNDRVPWRDGPVLDVTVSVRSRGDRGARGRTSRVLDDPMTEETLLAEAREADQRRSAAVAELAAAGPRLGAEPLSPDALGVLCELLTLAMAQREGPDEQGTALDPVHRLRVTVRPAEGRHTEIASAAGVLTLRDTVLELSGDGAVPQEQGAAR; encoded by the coding sequence GTGCCCGCGCAGGCGCTCGACGAGACGCCCGAGGACGGGCAGCGCCTGCAGCTGTTCGCCTACCTCCAGGCGCCCGAGCACCGCACCTACCTGGCGATCATGCGGCTGTTCACCTCGACGCTGCTGGCCGACCTGTCCGCCGGCGAGGTGGCCGCGGCGCTGGCCGCCGCCGAGCGGGAGGGCCGGGTGGCGCCCGGCGAGTCCGATGTGGACACCGTCATCGACCGGCTCAAGCGGCTGGTCAAGTGGGGCAACCTCGTGGTGGGGCGGCGCGAGACGATCGCGTCGAGCATCGCCGAGTTCCAGCACGGCAGCGTGCGCTACCAGGTCAGCAAGCTCGCGGTCCGCGTGCAGCGGGACGTCGACGCGCTGCTGCGGGTGCCCGAGGGCGCGCGCGAGGTGTCCCGCGAGCTGCTGCCCGCCATCGACCGCGGCCTGGCCGCGATCCGCACCGCGCTGGCCGACGCGCTGGCCGCCGAGGCCCGCGACCCGGACGCGAAGCCCGCGCGGCAGGCCCGGGAGCGGCTCGCCGAGCAGGTCACCACCGTGTTCCTCCAGCACGCCGAGCTGGCCGCCACGGTCCGCGACTTCTACGCCTACCTCGGCCAGGTGGTCACCCGCCACCAGCTGGCGCCGGAGGAGATCTCCGGGTTCCGCAACCTGCTGGTCGAGTACATCCAGATGGTCGTGGAGGACGTGCTGCGCCACACCGAGACCATCGCCGCGTCGCTGGCGGGGCTGGCCGAGGCCCGGAGCGAGCTGCTGCGCCTGCTCGGCCCGGCCGACCAGCTGGGCACCGACGTGGAGCGGGCGCGCGGGCGCACCGCGGCCGACTGGCAGGAGCTCACCGACTGGTTCGTGGACTCGCCGGGCCGGCCCAGCCAGGTCGCCGCGCTGCGGGAGGCCACCGCGCGGGCCATCGGCTCGCTGCTGGCCAGCGTCAAGCGCGCCACCTCCGGGGGCGGGCTGGTGCCGGGTCGCCGCGGTGAGCTGCTGAAGCTGGCGAAGTGGTTCGACTCCGCCGACGAGGCCACCGCGCACCGGCTGCACTCGGCGGCGTTCGGCCTGCACTCGGCCCGCCACCTGCAGCCCGCGCCGGACCACGACACCGACAACGACCGGGTGCCCTGGCGCGACGGCCCGGTCCTCGACGTCACGGTCAGCGTGCGCAGCCGCGGCGACCGCGGCGCGCGGGGCAGGACCTCGCGGGTGCTGGACGACCCGATGACCGAGGAGACCCTGCTGGCCGAGGCGCGGGAGGCCGACCAGCGGCGCAGCGCGGCGGTCGCCGAGCTGGCCGCGGCCGGTCCGCGGCTGGGCGCGGAGCCGCTGTCCCCCGACGCGCTCGGCGTGCTGTGCGAGCTGCTCACCCTCGCGATGGCGCAGCGCGAAGGTCCCGACGAGCAGGGCACCGCGCTCGACCCGGTGCACCGGCTGCGCGTCACCGTGCGCCCCGCGGAAGGCCGGCACACCGAGATCGCCAGCGCCGCGGGCGTGCTGACGCTGCGCGACACGGTGCTGGAGCTCAGCGGTGACGGCGCGGTCCCGCAGGAGCAGGGGGCGGCCCGATGA